Proteins encoded together in one Lathyrus oleraceus cultivar Zhongwan6 chromosome 5, CAAS_Psat_ZW6_1.0, whole genome shotgun sequence window:
- the LOC127082674 gene encoding uncharacterized protein LOC127082674, translated as MTVDSTGKKAVVASQSVKCSYEVKEQPGVVGESKEEEPDYSPQQEEGEPGYYPQSEEEFDEDMYDETNDDIYGDDFVVYCNIVSVLSAEYNMAMKGQIVGYFIVDHAMIEPSLNMVDTNPWRLYFDGSSHKDGTGVGVLISSPQDVPTRFKCRIDKKCSNNKAEYEPLITGLRILKELGASRIEVRGDLELVIKQVTQEYKCIKENLLKYFVTTTQLLEYFEVTEITHVSRNENQEANDLAQNAYGYKMSKSRFQDFNEVRE; from the exons ATGACTGTCGATTCGACGGGGAAGAAAGCAGTAGTAGCTTCCCAAAGTGTGAAGTGTTCGTATGAGGTTAAAGAACAGCCAGGGGTCGTGGGTGAATCGAAGGAGGAAGAACCTGATTACTCCCCTCAACAAGAGGAAGGAGAGCCTGGATACTACCCCCAGTCTGAAGAGGAGTTTGATGAAGACATGTACGACGAAACCAATGATGACATCTATGGTGATGACTTCGTTGTATACTGCAACATCGTATCGGTATTGTCGGCTGAATACAACATG GCTATGAAAGGCCAAATTGTAGGATATTTCATAGTGGATCATGCTATGATTGAACCTTCACTAAACATGGTTGACACAAACCCGTGGCGGTTATATTTCGATGGGTCAAGCCACAAAGATGGAACAGGGGTTGGGGTGTTGATATCATCCCCACAGGATGTTCCGACAAGGTTCAAGTGCAGAATCGACAAAAAATGCTCCAATAATAAGGCTGAGTATGAGCCCTTAATAACTGGTCTTCGAATCTTGAAAGAATTGGGAGCCAGTAGAATCGAGGTGAGAGGAGATTTGGAGTTGGTaatcaagcaagtcacacaagAATACAAATGCATaaaggaaaatttgttgaagtATTTCGTGACGACAACACAACTGTTGGAGTACTTTGAGGTCACCGAGATTACGCATGTGTCGAGAAATGAGAACCAAGAAGCCAACGATCTAGCCCAGAACGCTTATGGGTATAAGATGTCGAAGTCGAGATTCCAGGACTTTAATGAAGTTCGGGAGTAG